GCTCCGTGTGAATAACAGCACCAGTTTCACAGGTTTCGCCCGGAAGAAACACCAGACTTGTGATATAGAGTATCCCATCTTTTATTTCACCGTCGAAAAAAGCTAAAAATTCATTGGGAAACGCCTGTTTGGCATAATAAATAACAGAGTCAAGAACTTCCCTGTCGATTCTCACTTCTTTAAATTCATCGTCATTATTTGGAAACAATTTTGAAATAAAACTCATTCTATCACATTTATTTGTCTAAAGAATTCTTCACTAAATTTAGGGATTTCCCAGTCAATGTAAATACTGCTTCTGTAGGAAACCTGATTCTTATTTTCCTTTTTATTGAAACCTACAATTTTTTTATTTTGCCTATATATTCCTATGCCCCTTTTCTTATAGGTTTCAACATCGTTTAAGTTAATGCCATTTTGAAACAATAATTCATGGACATCGCTTATGCCCATGCCTTTTATTCTATCGTTTGCCTCATTATTTGAGTATTTGGATTTAAGGTAGGAAATACCATGTGAATTAACGCAATTTCTCCAGGACTCATCCTGCCTCCATTTGAAATAATCCAAAATGTCTTCATCACTTATAGGAATGATTCTTGAATCAAAAGATAGAGGCTTTTTAAAATCAACACCATAATGCATTACAAAGGAGCTTGATGTGAAACCTGCAATAACAGAATTTAATTTTTCAATCCTGCCATCAAATGGGACCCTATCAAAAAGCAAGCTTATTTCATCTGAAAAAGTATAAATAAAAATAGGTGAAAACTCTTCAAATAAATCTCTGCATACCTGGGAGATTACTCTATAAAAATTTTCATCATAAGGCTTTTCCAATTTCAAATCACGGGCTAAAGAATGGAAACTTCTTCCATCTAGACGCATTACAATTTTGGAATTTTTTGGAACTTTTAGTGATGAATAAACTTCAAACTCTTTCATTACATACCCACACTTATAGTTTCATCGAAGCTTTTGAGCAATCTAATGGCTGAGAGGGCTGCCAACATGCTGGTTTTTGGATTAGCAGCACAGGGATAATTCATGGTTGTTGTTTTGAATTCTCCAAAGTCACCCCTTGCTGTAATCTCATGAACATTTCTATCCACACTTGGATCAACAATAATCTTAACATCAATATCCCTTTGACAAGCTATGCTGATTGTGGCTGCGACATTAATGTTGAGCGGAAACTCCTTAACGGCCTCGGAAGCCTTTCCTTCAAACAGCACTTCAACCTCATCAATATCCTTTCCAAGGGATTTTGGTGACTTGCGTGTGACAAGAGTCACTTCCTCAAGACCGAACTTGGCAACTGCCTTAATTCCATCCAAACCGACAATCGCTCCTGAAGGCAAGTGTATTCTGGCATTATTCCGTTTGGCTATCTGTTCAACTTCACTGTAAAATTCTGTGTCCATTAAAGCACCGATGCTCATTACAATCATGTCACGACCTTTACCCAACACGATTGGAGCATAATGCTTAACGGAATCCGGGGAAGCGCATTCAAGAACCAAATCGACATTATCAACCATATCATCAAAATCGAGAGCAGCCACACCACCGGCCAAACTTGCCAAATTCTCTGCCCTTTCAATGTCATTATCAAAAAAGTATGCAATTTCAATATCGCTATCCTCTGGAACTATACTGGTGGTTATAATGTTAGCTATAGCTCCACATCCTATAATACCTACTTTCATAGTATCACTCTAAAATAAGTTGAATAAATAGATTAAGAATTAAAAAAAGAATAAAGAAAGATTATTTATAATCTTTCAGACTCAAATTGAACTTGAGTTTCATTTTGTGGTTGAGTTTCGGTTGGTTTTGGAGCTGCTACTTCAGGGACTGGTGGTTCAGGATTAGCTTTTTTTATGTCCCTAGGATTGATTAACATAATGTCCCCAATAGCCTGAACTTTATCAAAATCAACAGTTAATAAATCATTTTGGAAGGATCTCATATCATTATCTTCAGGTGATTCGCCACGAATACTACCTAAAAATTGATTTACAAATCCTGCAGGTTTTCTTTCTTGTTCTATAGCTCTAACTTGTAATTTTGAAATTGTTCCTAACCTAATGTTAAGAATTACATCTTCTACACGACCAACATAATGTCCTGTGTTGGTATAAATATCTAAACTGCGTAATTTTGAAACTTCTACCATGTTAACACCACAATATAAAATAATAAATAAATAATTATGTATTATTTTATTTAATTGTTAATATAAATAGTTTATGTTTTTTAAACTTTTAAAATCCTTTATTTGCATAAAATTTATTTAATTATAAAATCAAAATATAGTTTAGACAATAAAGAGGACTTCAAATGTGGGATACAACAAAAGATTATAGAATTTTAGTGGCAAGCAAAGCAAGAGAAAATTACCTGAATCTAATTCCTACAGCATCATTTAGAGGAAGTTGGAACAAAAAGCAAGCCGTTGATTTAGGAAAACAAATGAACAGTGATTTTCAATCATTAATTTATTCTTACCTTGAAGGAGACGAATTGGTAAATTCTCCAGATGTTACGGCCCTAAAAGAAAAGGCCCTGAAGATTATCGAATATTTGGGAGGGGATGACTGGAATAAGAAATTCCTAAGCAATGCTCCTAAAGATGACAGGGAAAAAACCCAGGAAAACATCGCAAAGGTGAGATTTTTCCTTGACACAATAATCGGCCTTAAGGACAGGCTTGCCTTAGGCCCAATAAATGACCCCATCATGGGCATTGACATCAAAGTCGGGGAAGTGATGAGCGTTACAACCCATCCTAAAAACGAAAATCTGATGCTCTGTAATGTCAATTTAGGAAAACGAGCAATAACTGTAGTTACCAATGACTTGAACGTTAAGGATGACAATAAGGTAGGAGTGTCCTTGCTTCCACCGCAATCATTCGGAAACATTGTCAGTGAAGGAATGTTTTTGGGAATGAACGGAAGCATCCTCAAGGATGTTGAAGGAGAGCTTGGAGCCATGCCAAAAGGCATCCCAATGGAATCACTTAATGAGACCCGAAATCTCGTTGAAAACTATTTAAAGTAATTTTAATTAATTATTTTCTTTTTTTATATGGAATTATCTTAAGTTCAACCCAATCAATTTAGTTTTTGTCATTTCATCCACAGCATATTTTATTCCTTCTTTACCAACACCGCTATTCTTGAATCCTCCGAATGGCATGTTGTCAGTTCTAAAGGTGGACTGTTTGTTGACAAATACTGTTCCCGCATCTATCTCTTGAGCGAATCTCATTGCTGATGAATAATCATTAGTAAAAACGCCGGCTTGCAGGCCATATTCAGTGTCATTTGCAACTTCAATTGCTTCATCCAAATCATTTACACGAATGATTGGTGCCACGGGACCGAATGTTTCCCTTATGACCAAATCCATATCGGGTGTGACATCATCAATGACTGTCGCCTCATAAAATGCTCCGTCACGAGCTCCACCGGTCAATATCTTAGCGCCACTGTGAACTGCATTGTTGACAGTCTGCTGAACATGAATGGCTGCCTTTTCTGAAATCAAAGTTCCCAAAGTTGTTGACTCATCCAAAGGATTTCCCATCACCAGTTTTTCAGTTTCACTAACCAGTTTTTCTGCCAACTCATCGGCAATCGCATCCTCAACTATTACTCGCT
The Methanobrevibacter sp. DNA segment above includes these coding regions:
- a CDS encoding tRNA(His) guanylyltransferase Thg1 family protein produces the protein MKEFEVYSSLKVPKNSKIVMRLDGRSFHSLARDLKLEKPYDENFYRVISQVCRDLFEEFSPIFIYTFSDEISLLFDRVPFDGRIEKLNSVIAGFTSSSFVMHYGVDFKKPLSFDSRIIPISDEDILDYFKWRQDESWRNCVNSHGISYLKSKYSNNEANDRIKGMGISDVHELLFQNGINLNDVETYKKRGIGIYRQNKKIVGFNKKENKNQVSYRSSIYIDWEIPKFSEEFFRQINVIE
- a CDS encoding aspartate dehydrogenase — translated: MKVGIIGCGAIANIITTSIVPEDSDIEIAYFFDNDIERAENLASLAGGVAALDFDDMVDNVDLVLECASPDSVKHYAPIVLGKGRDMIVMSIGALMDTEFYSEVEQIAKRNNARIHLPSGAIVGLDGIKAVAKFGLEEVTLVTRKSPKSLGKDIDEVEVLFEGKASEAVKEFPLNINVAATISIACQRDIDVKIIVDPSVDRNVHEITARGDFGEFKTTTMNYPCAANPKTSMLAALSAIRLLKSFDETISVGM
- a CDS encoding PRC-barrel domain-containing protein; this encodes MVEVSKLRSLDIYTNTGHYVGRVEDVILNIRLGTISKLQVRAIEQERKPAGFVNQFLGSIRGESPEDNDMRSFQNDLLTVDFDKVQAIGDIMLINPRDIKKANPEPPVPEVAAPKPTETQPQNETQVQFESERL
- a CDS encoding tRNA-binding protein, which translates into the protein MWDTTKDYRILVASKARENYLNLIPTASFRGSWNKKQAVDLGKQMNSDFQSLIYSYLEGDELVNSPDVTALKEKALKIIEYLGGDDWNKKFLSNAPKDDREKTQENIAKVRFFLDTIIGLKDRLALGPINDPIMGIDIKVGEVMSVTTHPKNENLMLCNVNLGKRAITVVTNDLNVKDDNKVGVSLLPPQSFGNIVSEGMFLGMNGSILKDVEGELGAMPKGIPMESLNETRNLVENYLK